The Felis catus isolate Fca126 chromosome X, F.catus_Fca126_mat1.0, whole genome shotgun sequence genome includes a region encoding these proteins:
- the LOC101098522 gene encoding serine/arginine-rich splicing factor 3-like, with the protein MFVCPPFPGRQVSESICGSRAGGEREAGRPIRGCVVLSVCFVTQDFQMHRDSCPLDCKVYVGNLGNNGNKTELERAFGYYGPLRSVWVARNPPGFAFVEFEDPRDAADAVRELNGRTLCGCRVRVELSNGEKRSRNRGPPPSWGRRPRDDYRRRSPPPRRRSPRRRSFSRSWSRSLSRDRWRERSLSQERNHKQSRSFSRSRSRSRSNERK; encoded by the coding sequence atgtttgtttGTCCGCCATTTCCTGGACGCCAGGTCAGCGAGAGCATCTGCGGGAGCCGGGCCGGAGGGGAGCGGGAAGCGGGAAGACCCATCCGAGGGTGTGTGGTTTTGAGTGTCTGCTTTGTAACCCAAGATTTCCAAATGCATCGTGATTCCTGTCCACTGGACTGTAAAGTTTATGTAGGTAATCTTGGAAACAATGGTAACAAGACTGAATTGGAACGAGCTTTTGGCTATTATGGACCACTCCGAAGTGTGTGGGTTGCTAGAAACCCTCCCGGCTttgcttttgttgaatttgaagATCCCCGAGATGCAGCTGATGCTGTTCGAGAGCTAAATGGGAGAACACTGTGTGGCTGCCGAGTAAGAGTGGAACTCTCGAATGGTGAAAAGAGAAGTAGAAATCGTGGCCCACCTCCTTCTTGGGGTCGTCGCCCTCGAGATGATTATCGGAGAAGGAGTCCTCCACCTCGTCGCAGATCTCCAAGACGGAGAAGCTTCTCCCGCAGCTGGAGCAGGTCCCTTTCTAGAGATAGGTGGAGAGAGAGATCACTGTCTCAGGAGAGAAATCACAAGCAGTCCCGATCCTTTTCTAGGTCTCGTAGCCGATCTAGgtcaaatgaaaggaaatag